One Panicum virgatum strain AP13 chromosome 9K, P.virgatum_v5, whole genome shotgun sequence genomic region harbors:
- the LOC120652251 gene encoding peroxidase 2-like, with product MAAPVTSTLKMPVLAALTFLLLAVACRASPYYPLELGYYRYKCPQAEAIVKAVMEKAIFHNPGNGAAVIRMLFHDCFVEGCDASVLLDPTPFSPTPEKLSPPNNPSLRGFELIDEIKHALEAACPGVVSCADIIAFAARDASYFLSHGRVSFDMPAGRLDGTFSNASEPLKFLVPPASNLSALVSSFAVKGMSAEDLVVLSGAHTVGRSHCSSFVPDRLAAPSDINPGLAWFLRSRCPANATSGGDDPTVMQDAVTPNDMDNQYYRNVLSHTVLFTSDAALLTSPETAKLVVDNARIPGWWEDRFKKAMVKMASIQVKTGYQGQVRRNCRAINHY from the exons ATGGCCGCTCCGGTCACTTCGACATTGAAGATGCCCGTTTTGGCCGCACTCACCTTTCTGCTCCTAGCCGTGGCGTGCCGAGCCAGCCCGTACTACCCTCTCGAGCTAGGGTACTACCGTTACAAGTGTCCCCAGGCCGAGGCCATCGTGAAGGCCGTCATGGAGAAGGCCATCTTCCACaaccccggcaatggcgccgccGTCATCCGGATGCtcttccacgactgcttcgtcGAG GGCTGTGATGCTTCCGTCCTTCTGGACCCGACGCCGTTCAGCCCGACGCCGGAGAAGCTCAGCCCGCCCAACAACCCGAGCCTGCGCGGCTTCGAGCTGATCGACGAGATCAAGCACGCGCTCGAGGCTGCCTGCCCCGGGGTCGTCTCCTGCGCCGACATCATCGCCTTCGCGGCCCGCGACGCGTCCTACTTCCTCAGCCACGGCAGGGTCTCCTTCGACATGCCGGCGGGCCGCCTCGACGGCACCTTCTCCAACGCCTCCGAGCCGCTCAAGTTCCTGGTCCCGCCGGCGTCCAACCTCAGCGCCCTCGTCTCCAGCTTCGCCGTCAAGGGGATGTCGGCGGAGGACCTGGTCGTCCTCTCCGGCGCGCACACCGTCGGGCGCTCCCACTGCTCGTCCTTCGTCCCCGACCGCCTCGCCGCTCCCTCCGACATTAACCCCGGCCTGGCATGGTTCCTCAGGAGCCGCTGCCCGGCCAacgcgacgagcggcggcgacgacccgACGGTGATGCAGGACGCGGTGACGCCCAACGACATGGACAACCAGTACTACAGGAACGTGCTGTCGCACACCGTGCTCTTCACCTCCGACGCGGCGCTCCTGACGTCGCCGGAGACGGCCAAGCTGGTGGTGGACAACGCCAGGATCCCCGGGTGGTGGGAGGACAGGTTCAAGAAGGCCATGGTCAAGATGGCCAGCATCCAAGTGAAGACCGGGTACCAGGGTCAGGTAAGGAGGAACTGCAGAGCGATCAACCACTACTAG
- the LOC120648799 gene encoding peroxidase 2-like: MASKVAAVLSCALLVVAAAGYYTPPGPAATCGLKVGYYHDRCPQAEAIVQRVVGDAVRRNPGVGAGLIRMLFHDCFVEGCDASVLLDPTPANPQPEKLGAPNNPSLRGFEVIDAAKTALELACPGVVSCADTIAFAARDASSFLGGVDFDMPAGRLDGRVSIASRTLDFLPAPTFNLSALVGSFAAKGLGVEDMVVLSGAHTVGRSHCSSFVPDRLAVPSDMSPSLAASLRGQCPASPSSGNDPTVAQDAVTPDALDSQYYRNVLAHRVLFTSDAALLTSPATARMVSDNANIPGWWEDRFKKAMVRMASVEVKTGNQGEVRRNCRAVN; encoded by the exons ATGGCGAGCAAGGTGGCCGCCGTGCTCTCGTGCGCGTTGCTGGTCGTAGCAGCGGCTGGCTACTACACTCCTCCCGGCCCTGCTGCCACCTGCGGGCTCAAGGTCGGGTACTACCACGACAGGTGCCCACAAGCCGAGGCCATCGTCCAGCGCGTCGTCGGAGACGCCGTCCGCCGGAAccccggtgtcggcgccgggCTCATCCGCATGCtcttccacgactgcttcgtcGAG GGCTGCGACGCCTCGGTCCTGCTGGACCCGACGCCGGCCAACCCGCAGCCGGAGAAGCTCGGCGCGCCCAACAACCCCAGCCTCCGCGGCTTCGAGGTCATCGACGCCGCCAAGACCGCGCTGGAGCTTGCCTGCCCGGGCGTCGTCTCCTGCGCGGACACCATCGCCTTCGCCGCCCGCGACGCGTCCTCCTTCCTCGGCGGGGTCGACTTCGACatgcccgccggccgcctcgaTGGGCGCGTCTCCATCGCCTCCCGCACGCTCGACTTCCTCCCGGCGCCGACCTTCAACCTCTCGGCGCTCGTGGGCAGCTTCGCCGCCAAGGGCCTCGGCGTCGAGGACATGGTCGTGCTCTCGGGCGCGCACACCGTGGGCCGCTCCCACTGCTCGTCCTTCGTGCccgaccgcctcgccgtcccgtCGGACATGAGCCCGTCCCTCGCCGCGTCCCTGAGGGGCCAGTGCCCGGCGAGCCCGAGCTCCGGCAACGACCCCACCGTGGCGCAGGACGCCGTGACGCCGGACGCGCTGGACAGCCAGTACTACAGGAACGTGCTGGCGCACCGGGTGCTCTTCACGTCCGACGCGGCGCTCctcacgtcgccggcgacggcgaggatggTGTCGGACAACGCCAACATCCCCGGGTGGTGGGAGGACAGGTTCAAGAAGGCCATGGTGAGAATGGCCAGCGTCGAGGTGAAGACCGGTAACCAGGGCGAAGTCAGGAGGAACTGCCGGGCTGTCAACTAG